CCGCGAGACGGTCAGGGTTGATGCCTGGTACCGGGATGTGCGCGCCAATCCGATAGACGATGATCGCCATGAACAGAAAGCGCAGACGAGCCCAGAGTTCCGACATCCCGCCCTTACCGAGCGAAGAGAGAGCACCTTGCTTAGCCATTTATTCCTCGAACTTGCCGCCAGCTGCTTCGATAGCCGCACGCGCACCCTTGGTGGCTGCGATGCCCTTGATGGTGACTGCGCGAGTAACTTCGCCAGACAGCATGATTTTCACACGCTGAATGTGCTGGTTGATCACGTTGGCATCCTTCAGGGACTGCACGGAGATCACGTCGCCTTCCACTTTAGCCAGCTCGGACAGACGCACTTCAGCGCGGTCCATGGCCTTCAGGGAAACGAAGCCGAACTTCGGCAGACGACGGTGCAGCGGCTGTTGACCGCCTTCGAAGCCTGGAGCGATCGAACCGCCCGAACGGGAGGTCTGACCTTTGTGGCCACGGCCGCCAGTCTTACCCAGACCGCTACCGATACCACGACCTGGACGATGCTTCTCGCGACGGGAACCCGGCGCTGGACTCAGATCATTGAGTTTCATCGATTAACCCTCGACCTTCAGCATGTAGTAAGCCTTGTTGATCATCCCGCGGTTCTCGGGAGTATCCTGGACTTCTACAGTGTGACCGATACGACGCAGACCCAAGCCTTTAACGCACAGTTTGTGGTTAGGCAGACGGCCCGAGACGCTCTTGATCAGCGTTACTTTTACGGTTGCCATGATCAGAAGATCTCCTCAACGCTCTTGCCGCGCTTGGCAGCAATGGACTCAGGAGATTGCATGGCTTTCAGACCCTTGAAGGTGGCGTAAACCACGTTCACTGGGTTGGTCGAACCGTAGCACTTGGCCAGGACGTTCTGAACACCAGCAACTTCCAGGACAGCACGCATGGCGCCGCCGGCAATGATACCGGTACCTTCCGAAGCAGGCTGCATGTAAACCTTCGAGGCGCCGTGGGCAGCCTTGGTGGCGTACTGCAGGGTGGTGCCCTTCAGGTCAACCTGGATCATGTTGCGACGAGCAGCTTCCATGGCTTTCTGGATCGCGGCAGGTACTTCGCGCGATTTGCCACGGCCGAAACCAACGCGACCCTTGCCATCACCCACCACGGTCAGCGCGGTGAAGGTGAAGATACGGCCGCCTTTAACGGTTTTGGCTACGCGGTTAACCTGAACCAGCTTCTCGATGTAGCCTTCGTCGCGCTTTTGATCGTTATTTGCCATAACTTAGAACTCCAGCCCGCCTTCACGAGCAGCATCAGCCAGCGCTTTGACGCGGCCATGGTACTTGAAGCCGGAACGGTCAAAGGCAACTTGAGATACACCGGCGGCTTTCGCACGCTCAGCTACCAGCTTGCCAACCTTAGTGGCCGCGTCGATGTTGCCAGTGGCGCCATCACGCAGGTCTTTGTCCAAGGTCGAGGCGCTTGCCAGAACCTTGCTGCCGTCGGCCGAAATGACCTGGGCGTAGATGTGCTGCGAGGAGCGGAACACGCACAGGCGCACGACTTCGAGTTCGTGCATCTTGAGACGTGCTTTGCGAGCGCGACGCAGTCGAGTAACTTTTTTGTCGGTCATTTGCTAGGCCCTACTTCTTCTTGGCTTCTTTACGACGGACTACTTCGTCCGCGTAACGCACACCCTTGCCTTTGTAAGGCTCTGGCGGACGGAAATCGCGGATTTCAGCGGCCACCTGACCTACCAGCTGCTTATCGATACCCTTGATCAGGATGTCGGTTTGGCTAGGAGTTTCAGCGGTGATACCGGCTGGCAGTTCGTAGTCCACTGGGTGCGAGAAGCCCAGAGCCAGGTTCAGGACGGTGCCTTTAGCCTGTGCCTTGTAACCAACACCGACCAGCTGGAGCTTACGCTCGAAGCCTTGGCTTACGCCTTGGACCATGTTGTTCACCAGAGCGCGGGTGGTACCGGCCATGGCGCGAGCTTGCTGGTCACCGTTGCGAGCGACAAAGCGCAGCTCGCCAGACTCTTCGGTAACTTCAACAGACGAGTGAACGTTCAGTTCGAGAGTGCCTTTGGCACCCTTAACCGAAAGCTGTTGGCCGGCGAATTTAACTTCGACGCCAGCTGGCAGCTTAACGGGGTTCTTAGCGACGCGAGACATGCCTATCTCCCCTTAGAACACTGTGCACAGAACTTCGCCGCCGACACCGGCAGCGCGCGCAGCGCGGTCAGTCATCACACCTTTGTTGGTGGAGACGATAGACACGCCCAGGCCGCCACGTACTTTCGGCAGATCTGTGACGGACTTGTACTGGCGCAGGCCTGGACGGCTGGAGCGCTTCAGTTCCTCGATGACCGGACGGCCTTCGAAGTACTTCAGTTCAATCGACAGAGAAGGCTTGGCCTCACCAGTTACCTGGTAGCCAGCGATGTAACCTTCGTCTTTCAGAACTTTGGCAACCGCGACCTTCAGGGTGGAGGAAGGCATGCTTACGACGGACTTTTCAGCCATCTGGGCATTACGGATGCGAGTTAGCATGTCCGCTAACGGGTCCTGCATACTCATGGGCTAGATGCTCCTGATACAAGAATTATTAGCCTTGCGGCTATCACAACCACCCGAACGAGCAGGGCAAAAAACCCAGGCTCGGGTGAGCCGGTCATTCTAGACACAAGCCAGAAACGAAACAAGCCCCACGAGGGGGCTTGTTTCTTGGCGAGGTCACCGACGGTCGGAAGATTGCTCCCCTTCCGCCGGGATCACACCTGCAGCGATTACCAGGAGGCTTTGACCAGACCTGGTACGTCACCGCGCATTGCAGCTTGACGCAGCATGTTACGGCCCAGGCCGAACTTACGGTATACACCGTGAGGACGACCGGTCAGGCGGCAACGGTTGCGCAGGCGAGCAGCGCTGGCATCACGTGGCTGCTTCTGCAGAGCGACAACGGCAGCGAAACGCTCTTCTGGAGAGGCGTTCAGGTTGACGATGGTCGCTTTCAGCTCAGCACGCTTTTTGGCGAACTTGGCTACCGTGAGCTGACGCTTCAGCTCGCGGTTTTTCATGCTCTTCTTGGCCATTTTCCTACTCCAATCAGTTGCGGAACGGGAATTTGAATGCACGCAGCAGAGCGCGGCCTTCGTCATCCGAACGAGCAGTGGTGGTCAGGGTGATGTCCAAACCGCGCAGAGCATCGATCTTGTCGTAATCGATTTCCGGGAAGATGATCTGCTCTTTCACGCCCATGCTGTAGTTGCCACGGCCATCGAAGGACTTGGCATTCAGGCCGCGGAAGTCGCGAACCCGAGGCAGGGAGATCGCCAGCAGGCGGTCCAGGAATTCGTACATTTTTTCGCGACGCAGGGTCACCTTGACACCGATCGGCCATCCTTCACGGACTTTGAAGCCCGCAATGGATTTACGAGCGAAAGTCACAACCGGCTTTTGACCGGTGATCTTTTCCAGGTCGGCAACAGCGTGCTCGATGACTTTCTTGTCGCCGATCGCTTCGCCCAGACCCATGTTCAGGGTGATCTTGGTAACGCGCGGAACTTCCATCACGTTCGACAGCTTAAGTTCTTCCTTAAGCTTAGGAGCGATTTCGTTCCGGTAAATCTCTTTCAGTCGTGCCATGGTCTTCTACCTAGCAGTGTTCAAGCATCAACCGCTTTTTGGGTCGACTTGAAGACACGAATTTTCTTACCGTCTTCTACTTTGAAACCAACGCGGTCAGCCTTGTTGGTTTCGCCGTTGAAGATGGCAACGTTGGAAGCGTGCAGAGGCGCTTCTTTTTCGACGATACCGCCCTGAACGCCCGCCATCGGGTTAGGCTTGGTATGACGCTTGACCAGGTTCACACCACCGATGACCAGACGGTCATCAGCCAGAACCTTCAGCACCTTACCGCGCTTACCTTTGTCTTTGCCGGCGATCACGATGATCTCGTCGTCACGACGAATCTTTTGCATGTCGGATCTCCTTACAGCACTTCAGGGGCGAGCGAGACGATCTTCATGAACTTCTCAGTACGAAGTTCACGGGTCACTGGCCCGAAGATGCGAGTGCCGATCGGCTCTTGCTTGGTGTTCAGCAGAACAGCAGCGTTGCCGTCGAAACGAATGATGGAACCGTCAGCGCGACGTACACCGTGACGGGTACGGACGACAACAGCGGTCATCACCTGGCCTTTTTTGACCTTACCGCGCGGAATTGCTTCCTTTACGGTTACTTTGATGATGTCACCGATGCCGGCGTAACGGCGGTGCGAACCGCCGAGCACCTTGATGCACATGACGCGACGAGCGCCGCTGTTATCGGCCACATCGAGCATGGATTGAGTCTGAATCATAAAATTTCTCCGACCCCTAGCCCTTAGACTTCAACAGCGCGTTCGAGGACTTCAACCAGTGCCCAGGACTTGGTCTTGGCCAGCGGACGGGTTTCACGAATGGAAACCTTGTCGCCGATTTTGCACTGGTTGGATTCGTCGTGCGCGTGCAGCTTAGTCGAACGCTTAACGTATTTACCGTAGATCGGGTGCTTAACGCGACGCTCGATCAGAACGGTGATGGTCTTGTCCATTTTGTCGCTGACGACACGGCCAGTCAGCGTACGGACGGTTTTTTCAGCTTCAGCCATGATCACTTACCTGCCTGCTGGTTGAGCACAGTTTTCACGCGAGCGATGTCGCGCTTAACTTGCGAGAGCAGGTGCGACTGACCCAACTGGCCAGTTGCTTTCTGCATACGCAGATTGAACTGGTCGCGCAGCAAGCCGAGCAGTTGCTCATTCAGTTGCTGTGCAGATTTTTCACGAAGTTCATTCGCTTTCATCACATCACCGTCCGCTTAACAAAGGAGGTGGCGAGAGGCAGCTTTGCAGCAGCCAGGGCGAAAGCTTCGCGCGCCAGCTCTTCAGAAACACCCTCGATCTCGTACAGGACTTTGCCTGGCTGGATCTGGGCAACCCAGTACTCCACGGAACCCTTACCTTTACCCATACGAACCTCGAGAGGCTTCTTGGAGATCGGCTTGTCCGGGAACACACGGATCCAGATCTTACCGCCACGTTTAACGTGACGGGTCAGCGCACGACGTGCGGACTCGATCTGGCGAGCGGTGAGGCGACCGCGAGCAACAGCCTTCAGGGCGAATTCGCCGAAGCTGACTTTGCTACCGCGCAGTGCCAGACCACGGTTGTGGCCGGTCATCTGCTTGCGGAATTTTGTACGCTTTGGTTGCAACATTTGGCGTACCCCTTACTTAGCAGCTTTTTTACGAGGCGCTGGTGCTTGTGGTTTCAGTTCTTCTTGGCGACCACCAATAACTTCGCCTTTGAAGATCCAAACCTTCACACCGATCACACCGTAAGTGGTGTGAGCTTCGTAGGTGTTGTAGTCGATATCGGCACGCAGGGTGTGCAGAGGCACACGACCTTCGCGATACCACTCGGTACGAGCAATCTCAGCACCGCCGAGACGACCGCTCACCTGGATCTTGATGCCCTTGGCACCAATACGCATGGCGTTCTGTACGGCGCGTTTCATGGCGCGACGGAACATTACGCGGCGCTCCAGCTGCTGAGCTACGCTCTGCGCAACCAGCATAGCGTCGAGTTCCGGCTTGCGGATCTCTTCGATGTTGATGTGCACAGGCACACCCATCTGCTTGGTCAGGTCCTGACGCAGCTTCTCGACATCTTCACCTTTCTTACCGATAACGATACCGGGACGAGCGGTGTGGATGGTGATGCGTGCAGTTTGAGCCGGACGATGAATATCGATACGGCTTACGGACGCGCTTTTTAGTTTGTCTTGGAGGTACTCACGCGTTTTCAGATCCTTCAACAGGTAATCTGCGTAAGTAGCACCGTCTGCATACCAGACGGAGGTGTGCTCCTTGACGATTCCCAGGCGAATGCCAGTGGGATGTACTTTCTGACCCATCTGATCGACTCCGTTACTTGTCCGCAACCTTGACAGTGATATGGCAAGACCGCTTGACGATGCGATCAGCACGGCCTTTGGCACGTGGCATGATGCGCTTCAGCGAACGCCCTTCGTTGACGAAAACGGTGGAGACCTTCAGGTCATCAACGTCTGCGCCTTCGTTGTGTTCGGCGTTGGCTACGGCCGACTCGAGGACTTTCTTCATGATTTCAGCGGCTTTTTTGCTGCTGAAGGCCAACAGGTTGAGCGCTTCGCCCACCTTCTTCCCGCGGATCTGGTCGGCGACCAAGCGGGCTTTCTGGGCGGAGATGCGAGCGCCCGACAACTTAGCGGCTACTTCCATTTCCTTACCCCTTAACGCTTGGCTTTCTTGTCAGCCACGTGCCCGCGGTAGGTGCGGGTACCGGCGAACTCGCCCAGTTTGTGGCCGACCATGTCTTCGTTCACGAGAACTGGGACGTGTTGGCGACCGTTGTGTACCGCGATGGTCAGACCGACCATTTGTGGCAGGATCATCGAACGGCGCGACCAGGTTTTAACTGGCTTGCGATCGTTCTTCTCCACCGCCACTTCGACCTTCTTCAGCAGGTGAAGATCGATAAAAGGACCTTTTTTCAGAGAACGTGGCACTGTCGTATCCCTCTAGTTACTTGCGACGACGGACGATCATGTTGTCGGTACGCTTATTACCACGGGTTTTAGCACCCTTGGTTGGGAAGCCCCATGGCGATACCGGATGACGACCACCGGAGGTACGACCTTCACCACCACCGTGTGGGTGGTCAACCGGGTTCATGGCAACACCACGAACGGTTGGGCGAACGCCGCGCCAGCGTTTGGCACCAGCTTTACCCAGCGAACGCAGGCTGTGCTCGGAGTTCGAGACTTCGCCCAGGGTCGCACGGCACTCAGCCAGGACTTTACGCATTTCACCAGAGCGCAGACGCAGGGTCACGTAGACACCTTCGCGAGCGATCAGCTGAGCCGAAGCACCAGCGGAACGAGCGATCTGTGCACCTTTACCCGGCTTCAGTTCGATGCCGTGAATGGTGCTACCCACTGGAATGTTGCGCAGCTGCAGGGAGTTACCGGCCTTGATTGGGGCCAGTGCACCTGCGATCAGCTGGTCGCCAGCGCTCACGCCTTTAGGGGCGATGATGTAGCGACGCTCACCGTCTGCGTAGCACAGCAGGGCGATGTGAGCAGTACGGTTTGGATCGTATTCGATACGCTCGACAGTGGCTGGGATGCCATCTTTGTCGTTGCGACGGAAGTCGACCAGACGGTAATGCTGCTTGTGACCACCACCAACGTGACGAGTGGTAATACGGCCATTGTTGTTACGACCACCAGACTTCGATTTTTTCTCGATCAGCGGTGCGTGAGGAGCGCCTTTGTGCAGCTCCTGGTTGACCACCTTGACCACGAAACGGCGGCCAGGGGAAGTCGGTTTGCATTTAACGATTGCCATGATGCACCCCTTCCTTACTCAGCACTGCTGCTGAAATCGAGATCTTGGCCTGGCTGAAGGGAGACGATCGCCTTCTTCCAGTCATTACGCTTGCCCAGACCACGTGCGGTACGCTTGGTTTTACCCAGAACGTTAACAGTCGACACGTTTTCAACTTTTACGTTGAACAGGCCTTCGACAGCTTTCTTGATTTCCAGCTTGGTTGCATCGGTAGCAACCTTGAATACGAACTGGCCTTTTTTCTCAGCCAGAACGGTAGCCTTCTCGGAAACGTGCGGGCCAAGGAGGACTTTAAATACGCGTTCCTGGTTCATCCCAGCAGCTCCTCGAATTTCTTCACGGCCGAGACAGTGATCAACACTTTCTCGTATGCGATCAGACTGACCGGGTCGGAACCCTGGACGTCACGTACATCGACGTGCGGCAGGTTGCGAGCAGCCAGGTACAGGTTCTGATCAACAGCGTCCGAAACGATCAGTACGTCGCTCAGACCCATGCCGTTCAGCTTGTTCAGCAGGTCTTTGGTTTTCGGAGCTTCAACAGCGAAGTCCTGAACCACGACCAGACGGTCGCTACGCACCAGCTCAGCGAGGATGGAGCGCAGGGCTGCGCGATACATCTTCTTGTTGAGCTTCTGCGAGTGATCTTGAGGACGAGCTGCGAAGGTTACACCACCGCCACGCCAGATCGGACCACGAGTGGTACCAGCACGAGCACGGCCAGTACCCTTCTGACGCCATGGGCGCTTACCGCCACCAGCCACGTCGGAACGGGTCTTCTGCTGCTTGGTGCCCTGACGGCCGCCGGCCATGTAGGCCACGACTGCTTGGTGTACCAGCGTCTCGTTGAATTCGCCACCGAAGGTCAGTTCGGAAACTTCGATCGCCTGAGCGTCATTTACATTAAGTTGCATGTCAGTTTCCCCTTAACCGCGAGCCTTGACAGCTGGACGTACAACCACGTCGCCGCCAGTAGCGCCAGGAACGGCACCCTTGACCAGCAGCAGGTTGCGTTCAGCGTCCACGCGAACTACTTCCAGGGACTGAACAGTCACGCGCTCGGCGCCCATGTGACCGGACATTTTCTTGCCCTTGAACACACGACCAGGAGTCTGGCACTGGCCGATGGAACCTGGGACACGGTGCGACACGGAGTTACCGTGAGTGTTGTCCTGGCCACGGAAGTTCCAGCGCTTGATGGTACCGGCGAAGCCTTTACCTTTGGACTGACCAGTAACGTCTACCAGCTGGCCTGCAGTGAAGAGTTCAGCTTTGATCAGATCGCCAGCCTGGAAATCGCCTTCTTCAAGACGGAACTCCCAAACACCGCGACCAGCGGCAACGTTAGCCTTGGCGAAGTGACCTGCCTGAGCGGCAGTCACACGCGAAGCACGACGCTCGCCGACAGTGACTTGCACTGCACGGTAGCCATCGGTTTCTTCAGTTTTGAACTGGGTGACACGATTCGGCTCGATCTCGATGACCGTGACCGGAATGGAGACACCTTCTTCGGTGAAAATGCGGGTCATACCGCACTTGCGACCGATTACACCAATAGTCATGTTGTAAACCTCATGAGTGTACGGGGCTTTCACCCGCTATGGCCGCCCATTTCAGAGCGTTACACGACCAGACCGAAGTCTTAGCCGAGGCTGATCTGTACTTCCACACCTGCCGCCAGATCAAGCTTCATCAGCGCATCAACGGTTTTATCCGTTGGCTGGACGATGTCCAGAACACGCTTATGAGTGCGAATCTCGTACTGGTCACGCGCGTCTTTGTTGACGTGCGGAGAGACCAGAACGGTGAAACGCTCTTTGCGGGTAGGCAGTGGAATTGGACCACGCACTTGTGCACCAGTACGTTTCGCGGTTTCCACGATTTCCTGGGTGGATTGGTCGATCAGGCGATGGTCGAAAGCCTTCAACCTGATACGGATTTGCTGATTTTGCATTGGATTTCAGACTCCAGGCTGTTCCCAACGGACGCACTACGCCCGCTAAAAGGAGGCGTGATTCTATAGACGCCCCCATTTAGTGTCAACCCAATAAAAAAAACCCCCGCTGAGCGGGGGTTTTTTCAATCGGTCGAGTGATTACTCGATGATTTTGGCCACAACGCCGGCGCCGACGGTACGACCGCCTTCACGGATAGCGAAGCGCAGACCGTCTTCCATTGCGATGGTCTTGATCAGGGTAACAGTCATCTGAATGTTGTCACCTGGCATTACCATTTCAACGCCTTCCGGCAGTTCGCAGTTACCGGTCACGTCAGTGGTACGGAAGTAGAACTGAGGACGGTAGCCTTTGAAGAACGGAGTGTGACGACCGCCTTCTTCTTTCGACAGAACGTAAACTTCTGCGGTGAACTTGGTGTGCGGCTTGACCGAACCTGGCTTGACCAGAACCTGACCACGCTCAACGTCGTCACGCTTGGTACCACGCAGCAGAACGCCGCAGTTCTCGCCAGCACGACCTTCGTCCAGCAGCTTGCGGAACATCTCAACACCGGTGCAGGTGGTGGTGGTGGTGTCACGCAGACCAACGATTTCCAGCGGGTCTTGTACGCGAACGATACCACGCTCGATACGACCGGTAACAACGGTACCACGACCCGAGATCGAGAATACGTCTTCGATCGGCATCAGGAATGGCTGGTCGATAGCACGAACTGGCTCAGGGATGTAGGCATCCAGAGTTTCTACCAGCTTCTTAACAGCGGTAGTACCCATTTCGTTGTCGTCTTTGCCTTCCAGCGCCATACGAGCCGAACCGATGATGATCGGGGTGTCGTCGCCTGGGAAGTCGTAGGTGGACAGCAGGTCGCGAACTTCCATCTCGACCAGTTCCAGCAGCTCAGCGTCGTCTACCAGGTCAGCCTTGTTCAGGAAGACCACGATGTACGGAACGCCAACCTGACGGGACAGCAGGATGTGCTCACGGGTTTGTGGCATCGGACCATCGGCGGCCGAGCAAACCAGGATCGCGCCGTCCATCTGGGCAGCACCGGTGATCATGTTCTTCACGTAGTCAGCGTGACCTGGGCAGTCAACGTGAGCGTAGTGACGAATGTTCGAGTTGTACTCGACGTGAGCGGTGTTGATGGTGATACCGCGCGCTTTTTCTTCCGGAGCCGAGTCGATCTTGTCGAACTCAACGACTGCCGAACCGAAAACTTCGGAGCAGACGCGAGTCAGAGCTGCGGTCAGAGTGGTCTTACCGTGGTCAACGTGGCCGATAGTGCCGACGTTAACGTGGGGAAGGGAACGATCAAATTTTTCTTTAGCCACGACAGTGAACCTCTTGCCTAAAGGGGATTAGCCTTGTTTTTTAACGAGTGCTTCGACGATGTTCGACGGAGCTTCGGCGTATTTGGAGAATTCCATGGAGTAGCTTGCGCGACCCTGAGACATGGAACGAACGTCGGTCGCGTAACCGAACATCTCTCCGAGCGGTACCTCAGCAGTGATTACCTTGCCGGACACCGAGTCTTCATTACCCTGGATCATCCCGCGACGACGGCTCAGGTCACCCATCACGTCACCCAGGTAGTCTTCCGGGGTTACAACTTCGACCTTCATGATCGGCTCAAGCACCACGCCACCGCCCTTCTGGGCCAGTTGCTTGGTCGCCATCGAAGCAGCGATTTTGAACGCCATTTCGTTGGAGTCGACGTCGTGGTACGAACCGTCGAATACCGTAGCCTTCAGGCCGAGCAGCGGATAACCGGCAACAACGCCGTTTTTCATCTGCTCTTCGATACCCTTCTGGATCGGGGCGATGAATTCCTTAGGAATCACACCACCAACGACTTCGTTGGTGAACACCAGACCTTCGGTGATGTTGCCTTTCTCGTCCACGTCCGGTTCCGAGAAACGGATCCAGCAGTGACCGAACTGACCACGACCACCCGACTGACGAACGAACTTGCCTTCGATCTCGACGTTGGACTTGGTGATCTTCTCGCGGTACGAAACCTGCGGCTTGCCGACGTTGCACTCGACGTTGAACTCGCGCTTCATGCGGTCAACGAGGATGTCCAGGTGCAGCTCACCCATACCGGAGATGATGGTCTGACCGGTTTCTTCGTCGGTCTTGACGCGGAACGACGGGTCTTCCTGAGCCAGCTTGCCCAGTGCGATACCCATCTTCTCCTGGTCAGCCTTGGTTTTCGGCTCGACGGAGAGCGAGATTACAGGCTCCGGGAAGTCCATACGCTCAAGGATGATCGGCTTGTCGGCGTTGCACAGGGTGTCACCAGTGGTGACGTCCTTCATGCCGATCAAAGCAGCGATGTCACCAGCGCGTACTTCTTTGATCTCTTCACGCTGGTTAGCGTGCATCTGCACCATACGACCAACGCGCTCTTTCTTGCCCTTGACCGAGTTGATGACGGAGTCACCGGAGGTCAGGAAGCCCGAGTAAACGCGAACGAAGGTCAGAGTACCCACGAACGGGTCAGTGGCAATCTTGAACGCCAGCGCCGAGAACGGCTCGTTGTCGTCAGCAGGACGCTCGTCGTACTGTTCCGGCTGGACTTCATCCTTCGGCACGTCGATCAGATCAGGGTGAATACCCTTGATCGCAGGGATCTCGGTTGGCGCAGGCAGGAAATCAATGACGGCATCGAGAACCAGGGGAACGCCCTTGTTCTTGAACGAGGAACCGCAGACAGCAGGAACGATCTCGCTCGCCAGGGTACGGGCGCGCAGACCAGCCTTGATGTCTTCGACGGACAGGTCACCTTCTTCAAGGTACTTGTTCATCAGCTCTTCGTTGGCTTCGGCAGCAGCTTCCACCATGTTCGAGCGCCACTCTTCGGCCAGCTCAAGCATGTCCGCAGGAATTTCTTCCTCGCGGTAGGTGGTGCCTTTGTCGTCGTCGTTCCAGTAGATGGCTTTCATCTTGATCAGGTCAACCTGACCCTGGAAGTCATCCTCTGCACCGATGGCCAGCTGGACCGGAACCGGGGTGTGACCCAGACGGTTCTTGATCTGACCAACAACGCGCAGGAAGTTGGCACCGGCACGGTCCATCTTGTTCACGTAAACAACACGTGGAACGCCGTACTTGTTGGCCTGACGCCATACGGTTTCGGACTGCGGCTCAACGCCGGAGGTACCGCAGAACACAACGACCGCGCCGTCGAGTACACGCAGCGAACGCTCTACTTCAATGGTGAAGTCAACGTGGCCGGGGGTATCGATAACGTTTACGCGGTAGTTGTCGTACTGACCACGGGAACCCTTCCAGAAGGTAGTAACGGCAGCGGAGGTAATGGTGATACCCCGCTCCTGCTCCTGCACCATCCAGTCGGTGGTCGCGGCGCCATCATGCACCTCGCCCATCTTGTGGCTCAGACCTGTGTAGAACAGGATCCGCTCGGTAGTGGTGGTCTTGCCCGCGTCAACGTGGGCACAGATACCAATGTTACGGTAGCGGTTAATTGCTGTAGTACGAGCCATAAAGCCCTCGCAAAATGATTGATGCTTGAATTAGAAGCGGTAGTGCGAGAACGCTTTGTTGGCTTCAGCCATACGGTGAACGTCTTCACGCTTCTTG
The genomic region above belongs to Pseudomonas sp. PSKL.D1 and contains:
- the fusA gene encoding elongation factor G; the encoded protein is MARTTAINRYRNIGICAHVDAGKTTTTERILFYTGLSHKMGEVHDGAATTDWMVQEQERGITITSAAVTTFWKGSRGQYDNYRVNVIDTPGHVDFTIEVERSLRVLDGAVVVFCGTSGVEPQSETVWRQANKYGVPRVVYVNKMDRAGANFLRVVGQIKNRLGHTPVPVQLAIGAEDDFQGQVDLIKMKAIYWNDDDKGTTYREEEIPADMLELAEEWRSNMVEAAAEANEELMNKYLEEGDLSVEDIKAGLRARTLASEIVPAVCGSSFKNKGVPLVLDAVIDFLPAPTEIPAIKGIHPDLIDVPKDEVQPEQYDERPADDNEPFSALAFKIATDPFVGTLTFVRVYSGFLTSGDSVINSVKGKKERVGRMVQMHANQREEIKEVRAGDIAALIGMKDVTTGDTLCNADKPIILERMDFPEPVISLSVEPKTKADQEKMGIALGKLAQEDPSFRVKTDEETGQTIISGMGELHLDILVDRMKREFNVECNVGKPQVSYREKITKSNVEIEGKFVRQSGGRGQFGHCWIRFSEPDVDEKGNITEGLVFTNEVVGGVIPKEFIAPIQKGIEEQMKNGVVAGYPLLGLKATVFDGSYHDVDSNEMAFKIAASMATKQLAQKGGGVVLEPIMKVEVVTPEDYLGDVMGDLSRRRGMIQGNEDSVSGKVITAEVPLGEMFGYATDVRSMSQGRASYSMEFSKYAEAPSNIVEALVKKQG
- the rplD gene encoding 50S ribosomal protein L4, producing the protein MQLNVNDAQAIEVSELTFGGEFNETLVHQAVVAYMAGGRQGTKQQKTRSDVAGGGKRPWRQKGTGRARAGTTRGPIWRGGGVTFAARPQDHSQKLNKKMYRAALRSILAELVRSDRLVVVQDFAVEAPKTKDLLNKLNGMGLSDVLIVSDAVDQNLYLAARNLPHVDVRDVQGSDPVSLIAYEKVLITVSAVKKFEELLG
- the rplB gene encoding 50S ribosomal protein L2; amino-acid sequence: MAIVKCKPTSPGRRFVVKVVNQELHKGAPHAPLIEKKSKSGGRNNNGRITTRHVGGGHKQHYRLVDFRRNDKDGIPATVERIEYDPNRTAHIALLCYADGERRYIIAPKGVSAGDQLIAGALAPIKAGNSLQLRNIPVGSTIHGIELKPGKGAQIARSAGASAQLIAREGVYVTLRLRSGEMRKVLAECRATLGEVSNSEHSLRSLGKAGAKRWRGVRPTVRGVAMNPVDHPHGGGEGRTSGGRHPVSPWGFPTKGAKTRGNKRTDNMIVRRRK
- the rpsJ gene encoding 30S ribosomal protein S10, whose translation is MQNQQIRIRLKAFDHRLIDQSTQEIVETAKRTGAQVRGPIPLPTRKERFTVLVSPHVNKDARDQYEIRTHKRVLDIVQPTDKTVDALMKLDLAAGVEVQISLG
- the rplC gene encoding 50S ribosomal protein L3; amino-acid sequence: MTIGVIGRKCGMTRIFTEEGVSIPVTVIEIEPNRVTQFKTEETDGYRAVQVTVGERRASRVTAAQAGHFAKANVAAGRGVWEFRLEEGDFQAGDLIKAELFTAGQLVDVTGQSKGKGFAGTIKRWNFRGQDNTHGNSVSHRVPGSIGQCQTPGRVFKGKKMSGHMGAERVTVQSLEVVRVDAERNLLLVKGAVPGATGGDVVVRPAVKARG
- the rplW gene encoding 50S ribosomal protein L23, translated to MNQERVFKVLLGPHVSEKATVLAEKKGQFVFKVATDATKLEIKKAVEGLFNVKVENVSTVNVLGKTKRTARGLGKRNDWKKAIVSLQPGQDLDFSSSAE
- the tuf gene encoding elongation factor Tu — protein: MAKEKFDRSLPHVNVGTIGHVDHGKTTLTAALTRVCSEVFGSAVVEFDKIDSAPEEKARGITINTAHVEYNSNIRHYAHVDCPGHADYVKNMITGAAQMDGAILVCSAADGPMPQTREHILLSRQVGVPYIVVFLNKADLVDDAELLELVEMEVRDLLSTYDFPGDDTPIIIGSARMALEGKDDNEMGTTAVKKLVETLDAYIPEPVRAIDQPFLMPIEDVFSISGRGTVVTGRIERGIVRVQDPLEIVGLRDTTTTTCTGVEMFRKLLDEGRAGENCGVLLRGTKRDDVERGQVLVKPGSVKPHTKFTAEVYVLSKEEGGRHTPFFKGYRPQFYFRTTDVTGNCELPEGVEMVMPGDNIQMTVTLIKTIAMEDGLRFAIREGGRTVGAGVVAKIIE